CAGTATGAGGTGAGAGGCTCATACAGGGGCTTTTACATTGATAGAGAGGCATGATATCCGAGCACTAATGGCAAACTGTTGGTGCGTGGGTCCCTTTGAACCAGAACCCCAATACCTACCTACCCACCGAGTGCTGGGGTGTACCCCATCCCTGACAGACTCCTGGGGCTGGTCTGGAGTGTTAccaccctccacccctccccctcagaCCCAAGCCCCACGGTCGGGTTTtaagaggggaaggggagagaataTCCCGGACCGGACACGGTCTGTCTCTTTCACAGATTTATTGTTACATTATTGACATCGACATGAGAACAGCCCGAGAGTCCGCGAGAGTCCATCCAGGGCCGGAGGGTGGGTGCGGTTCCCTCAGCCCGAGCTAAGTGagtggagggagggagcgagCGAGCAAGCGAGGGCCCTACAGCCGGGGCCTATCCCTCTGTCCCCCAAGCCCGGCTCCAGTCCCGGCCTCAGTCCGTGTTAACGCTGCCATCCCAGTGAGGTAGATGCGGCGGGGCGACCCCGTGGCTTGCCTGTGTgtatggagggggttggggttgggggggggggggctgggggagAAAGTGTCCCCCGCTCACCGGGATCCTCTCCCCGGCCCCGGCCTCACCGAGCGCCGCTCGCCCCGTACTTGGCCTTGGTGATGAGGTAGAGGACGATGTCCTGGTGCCCGCCGAACGCGGCGATGTGCAGGGCGCTCCAGCCGTCGCGGTTCGCCAGGCGGATGTCGGCGCCGAACTTGACGAGCAGCTTGACGAGCTCCAGGTTGCCCGCGATCACCGACTGGTGCAGCGCCGTCTGCCCCTCGGGCCCGAACGAGTTCACATTGAAAGGGCAGTCCGCCATGTTCTGCAGCAGCGACTGCAGCTCCCGGGTGTTGCCGCGCCTCACCGCCTCCTGGAACATCCGCTGCGGGGCGGCGGCCGGGGAGAGCTCCGCCTGGCTCATCGCTCCAGCCCGGGGGAGCGTCCCGCCGGCTCCACGGCCCCCAATGCgccgggggggggggcgggatcgACTGCCGGTCCTGGGGCTCCCTCGCTCCCGgagcgcgctctctctctctctctctctggcgccGGCTGCCTCCGGAGAGCCGCTCCCGGCGgtgtccgcccccaccctcccccaccctccctcctcctccctcctcactccgAGGCCCGGGCTCGTTCTCTGTCTCGGTGGCTCCCCGCTTCCAGTCCGAGGCCGGCGCTTTCTGTGTCCGGGGGCGGGATAGGGGGGGTTGgtgaggtgaagggggaggggggggggcgccTGCTCGCCCTCAGTCTCCGCTCCCTCTCCCgggctcgcgctctctctgtgtgcgtgtgcaggCCCCGCTCGAGCGGGTGGCCGGGCGCGCTCGCGCTCTCCCTCCGAGTTCAAACCCTACTTTCCGTTACCAGGCTCTGGCCGCCCCCTGCCGCCGTTGGAGCTTTTGACGGGCGCGCGGGAGATTACCATGACAATGGAACGCTGGGTGCCTCGGGATTCCACAGTGCAGGCGAATCACACCCCGCCGCCCATCCCCCCCGCCTCGCCGCTGCACTCTGATTGGCCGAGGACCCACGTGGTGCATGTACGGTCCTTGTTTTGCAATGACAGGTGGGCGGTGCCTGAGTTAATTCATTAAAATTCTGGAGCGTGGGAACCAAGAGAGCAGATCTTCCCAGAGAGaaatacacacagatactcagaTCAAAACACAGATATTCAGATAGTTATTCAGATAAAAACGGATATTCgaataaaaatagaaatattCAGATATAGGTATATTCACAAAGGTTCTAATCCAATGATAATCGGACACACATAGAGAAAGTTGTCACACAATTCAGATAGTGACTGGCAGCTAGACACACAATTCAGATCGACACATGGAaatacataaatattcagattaaAAAGAaataggaggagaccattcagccccttgaacttgCTCTATCATTctgtataggagaaagtgaggactgcagatgctggggatcagagctgaaaatgtgttgctggaaaagcgcagcaggtcaggcagcatccaaggagcaggagagtcgacgttttgggcatgagctccctggatgctgcctgacctgctgcgcttttccagcaacacattttcagcttatattTTGTATAATCATGTTTGATCTTCGGCTTCAATTCCACTTAACCACTGACTCACCATGTCCCTTAGAGACCAAACATCTGTCAATCCCAGCCTTGAATGAAAGTAACAGTGGAGAGGATATACTCTACCCTCTctggtagagaatttcaaaggctTATAAAATTTTCTTCACCTAAATCTTAAGCAATCAGGCCCTGATCATGAGACAGTGCTCCACCTACCAACACATGCACACCAGAGAAATTATGTGGACCATGGCATACTCTTATAGAATAAGAAAAAGACACagacgtaggccattcagcccctcaagcctgattaccattcaatgggatcatggctaaGCCCACATTCCTCATATCAATTGCCTGTGGTTTCTCCATAATGCTTGATTCCCCAACGGAAAAATCGATCTCAGTCTTTGATACATCCAGAGACTCTGTCCCTCACcattctctgtggcaaggaattccaaagactctcaaccctcttggagaagaaattcttcctcatcttagtcttaaattggcatcccttAAATCTGACATTTATGCTCCCTAATCCTAAACTTTTTTATAAGGGGAAACATCTGCCCAGCaatgaccctgtcaagccccttaagaacaACTCCCATGAACAGTCCTAACCTGTTtggcctttgctcataagatgaTCCCTCCGCACCAGGGATTATTCTAGTGAACactctttgaactgcttccaatgataTCTTTCATTAAAGAGGactgaaactgctcacagtactccagatgtagttTCACCAACAtgttgtacagttgcagtaaaactTGGTTTTCTTGTAATCCATATCTGTTAAattaagggccaacattccatttgccttcctgattacctgctacacCTGTGTGTTAGCTTTCTGTGCTTCCTGTTGACTCCAGAAAATATGTGCCCTAATTTACTTAACTCATTATAGGCCAACTTCCTCGTTTGAGGGATCAGTTATGTGCACCTTTGCTATACTGCTTTCAATGCAAGTTTAGTCTTCTTTAAATACAGAGAACAAAACTGTACATACTATTGCACATGCAATCTCACCAAAGTACTGCACAATGGTAGGAAGATTTTCTCCAATTCCTTTGCACAAAAAGCCATAGGTTTTCCTAGTTGCTTGCTATATCTGCACACTAACGttatatacaaagttaaaaatcacacaacagcaagttatagtccaacaggtttaattgggagcacactagcttttggagtgtcgctccttcatcaggtgatagtggagagctcaatcctgttaggattgagccctccactatcacctgatgaaggagcatgctcccaattaaacctgttggactatagcctggtgttgtatgatttttaactttgtacaccccagtccaacactggcatctccagatCATAACTTATGTAGCCTGGGTACATGCATATTCACATCTCTCTGAACATCAACAATTTTTCTTCAAAAACGTAATTTTATTTATAAATGTTTCAGGacagcagaattttaaaaatctcaacttGAATAGAACAGAACTTGCAAAAAAAGTCAATGTATACAGTTTTAACAGTCTTCATGTTTAGGAAATAGATACCACATTAGGGATGCAGCCTGAGTGCAAAATCTTTCAAATTATAAATACTGCAATCATTATAAAGTTGTCATAAAttgtcatagaagacagagattaGCAGTGGAGAGTGTTTTTCAGCTTAGAGCTCTGCATCCAGTGGTTTCAGcagggaccactgttgtttgcaatatttataaatgatctgggtaAGAATGTAAGTGGCCTGATTAGTTAGTTTGTGAGTGACAGAAAAATTAGGAGAGCTGTAGATAGTGAcgagaattgtcagaggatacagcaggatatagataggctagaaacttgggtggagaaatggcaaatggagtttaatccagacaaatatgagTTGATGCATTTAGGGAGATCTAATGCAAGAGGGAAGTATGCAGTAATTACTAAGGGAGATAGGTTTAAAATAAAAGGggataagtttaaaggagatgagagATGCAATAAATGCTCGTCAAGCAagtggcacccacatcccaagaaagacatttttaaaaagaaattatgtTAAACTTGTGTCAGAAACTAGTttggcctcagctggagtactgtgttcatcTGTGGACATTACACTAAGAAGGATATAAAGGCTTTGAGAGCATGTAGAAAATGTGCACAGGAGTAGTTTCCACAATGAGGAACTTCAAATACATGAATAGATGGGTGAAGCTGGAGCTGTTCTACTTGTGGGAgaaagttgagaggagatttgattggtgTGTTCAAAATCAAGAGAGGTCTGGACAGTTTGTAAAATTCTGCTACTATTGGTGGAATGATCAAAAAGCAGAGAGATATTTCAGGTAATTGGCAGCAGAAGCAATGCCAATATGAGGAGAAACAATTTGTTTTTTGTTAAGAGTGGTTTGGATTTGGAATACACTGTCCACAAATGTGAAGGAACCAGTTGCAATGGTGATTTTAAAAGAGAATTGGGTAATTTTCAGAACAGAAAGAATTGCAGGGCTGGAGGGAAATAGTGGTGGGGAGGAACTTGGTGAGTAGTCCTTGCTGAACTAACAGACCTTCTCTGTCCTGTAAATATTCAATGAAAATATCATGTTCTTTACATCTGTTTAGGATTTTTGTTGAAATATTTAAACTGAAATTTATAGCAATACGAGTTATGTTATGACAGTTCTATTCTCTTATTTCAATAGTAACAAGTAGCACAGCAGCTTGGCAAATGTCCATTTTATTCATGTAAAATGTGATACAGGAaacctcatttaaaaaaaaagacagagctGCCTGAACTTTGCTAGCCGAGGACTGGGAGAATCACTTTGAGATCTTGCAGTTTTTGATTCAAAACACAGTCACTATGGCCATTAACAATCATTAAAACAATCATGCAGACTAGAATGACATGCAGCAGCTTCAGAACAGATGCTTTCTCACCTGCAATAGCAAAGTGGAGTCAGTGACAGGACAAGAACAGGGTCAGTGGCAAGGCGAAGGGTCAGATGGGGAGAGGTAGTAACTGGTATGTCCCACTAGTCAGTGAAGCAACGATTGAATATAACCTCGGCATGCATTTTCCAGAATGGCGTCGACAGTATGCTTAATATAAAAGCTGCAATGTGTGGAAAAATAATGCCTCATTGATAAGGAGCAAGCTGTCATTTTTTCTGCCTAATCTAGGACTAATATTGACTACCACATCAAGAGCGGTCACAGATTATAAAATGTCTTCTTATCAGTCACATGGAGCACCTCCTGGAATTGGGATGCTATTCGGTTGA
This DNA window, taken from Hemiscyllium ocellatum isolate sHemOce1 chromosome 21, sHemOce1.pat.X.cur, whole genome shotgun sequence, encodes the following:
- the nrarpa gene encoding notch-regulated ankyrin repeat-containing protein A, whose translation is MSQAELSPAAAPQRMFQEAVRRGNTRELQSLLQNMADCPFNVNSFGPEGQTALHQSVIAGNLELVKLLVKFGADIRLANRDGWSALHIAAFGGHQDIVLYLITKAKYGASGAR